Proteins encoded in a region of the Trichosurus vulpecula isolate mTriVul1 chromosome 9, mTriVul1.pri, whole genome shotgun sequence genome:
- the LOC118831386 gene encoding 60S ribosomal protein L36, with protein sequence MAIRYPMAVGLNKGHKVTKNVSKPRHCRRRGRLTKHTKFVRDMIREVCGFAPYERRAMELLKVSKDKRALKFIKKRVGTHIRAKRKREELSNVLAAMRKAAAKKD encoded by the coding sequence ATGGCCATCCGATACCCCATGGCCGTGGGCCTTAACAAGGGCCACAAAGTTACCAAAAACGTTTCGAAGCCGCGACACTGCCGCCGCCGTGGGCGCTTGACCAAACACACCAAGTTTGTGAGAGATATGATCCGGGAAGTGTGTGGATTTGCCCCTTATGAGAGGCGTGCCATGGAATTGTTAAAGGTCTCTAAGGATAAGAGAGCCCTTAAGTTCATCAAAAAAAGGGTGGGAACTCACATCCGggccaagaggaagagagaggagctcaGCAACGTCCTAGCTGCCATGAGGAAGGCTGCTGCCAAGAAGGACTAA